In one window of Desulforhabdus amnigena DNA:
- a CDS encoding argininosuccinate synthase produces the protein MKVQKVVLAYSGGLDTSIILKWLIETYDCEVIAFAADLGQAEELSGLEAKAIATGAVKARIEDLREEFVRDFVFPAFRANAIYEGQYLLGTSIARPLIAKKQIQIAEEEGADAVSHGATGKGNDQVRFELAYMALNPGIKVIAPWREWDLRSRNALIAFAKKRGIPVPVTQEKPYSSDRNLLHISYEGGILEDPWLEPDPKMFTLTTSPEDAPDTPEVIEIEFERGNPVAIDGERLSPADLLARLNTLGGKHGIGRVDLVESRFVGMKSRGVYETPGGTIMRTAHQAVESITMDREVMYIRDSLIPQYSRLIYNGFWYSPEMRVLQNTIDLTQENVSGTARVRLYKGTCRVTGRKSDYSLYQPSFATFEEDDVYQQNDATGFIRLNGLRLRIESLVRKQMNSAQ, from the coding sequence ATGAAGGTTCAAAAGGTTGTTTTGGCATATTCCGGTGGTTTGGACACCTCAATCATTCTGAAGTGGCTGATCGAAACTTATGATTGTGAAGTGATCGCTTTTGCTGCAGACCTCGGACAAGCCGAAGAACTGTCGGGACTTGAAGCCAAGGCCATTGCTACAGGGGCGGTCAAAGCCCGCATCGAGGACTTGCGCGAAGAATTCGTCCGAGACTTCGTCTTTCCCGCTTTTCGGGCCAATGCCATTTATGAAGGTCAGTATTTGCTGGGAACGTCTATTGCCCGACCGCTCATTGCCAAAAAGCAAATTCAAATCGCAGAAGAGGAAGGCGCCGATGCCGTGAGTCACGGGGCAACAGGTAAGGGCAACGACCAGGTCCGTTTTGAACTGGCCTACATGGCATTGAACCCGGGCATCAAGGTGATCGCCCCATGGCGCGAGTGGGATTTAAGGTCCCGCAACGCCCTCATTGCATTTGCAAAAAAGCGCGGAATTCCCGTGCCCGTTACTCAGGAAAAGCCTTACAGTTCGGACCGGAATCTTCTGCACATCAGCTATGAAGGAGGAATTCTGGAAGATCCCTGGCTGGAGCCCGACCCAAAGATGTTCACCCTTACGACGAGTCCCGAAGATGCCCCTGACACTCCGGAGGTCATTGAAATCGAGTTCGAAAGGGGAAATCCGGTGGCCATTGACGGGGAACGTTTGAGTCCGGCCGACCTCCTGGCACGGTTGAACACTCTGGGTGGAAAACACGGAATAGGCAGGGTCGATCTCGTGGAAAGTCGGTTTGTGGGGATGAAGTCGCGAGGAGTTTACGAGACGCCCGGCGGCACCATCATGCGCACGGCTCATCAGGCCGTTGAATCCATCACCATGGACCGCGAAGTCATGTACATTCGGGATTCTCTCATTCCTCAATATTCGCGGCTCATTTACAATGGGTTCTGGTATTCGCCCGAAATGCGGGTTCTTCAGAACACCATCGACCTGACCCAGGAAAACGTCTCCGGCACGGCGAGAGTAAGACTGTACAAGGGCACCTGCCGGGTAACCGGGCGCAAGTCGGACTACTCCCTTTATCAGCCGAGTTTTGCAACTTTCGAAGAGGATGACGTATATCAACAAAACGACGCCACGGGGTTTATCCGACTGAATGGTCTGCGGCTCCGCATCGAGTCTCTCGTAAGAAAACAGATGAATAGTGCTCAATAA
- the argH gene encoding argininosuccinate lyase: MAEKLWQGRFEQPTDKQVEEYTASIHFDSRLYRYDIEGSIAHCRMLGECNIIPHEDASLIVEALGQILREIERGQLDLSSSQEDIHMAIEQKLTQKIGDVGGKLHTARSRNDQICLDMRLYMRDVILQCRSLLLDVQKSFVDVAEQNLGVTMPGYTHMQHAQPVLLSHHMMAYYEMFHRDDERLQDCYKRTNVLPLGSAALAGTTFPIDMEWTARYLKFPRVVSNSMDAVSDRDYLIEFNAAAAILMMHISRLAEELILWSTTEFAFIEISDAFCTGSSIMPQKKNPDVPELMRGKTARVYGNLMALLTLTKALPLAYNRDLQEDKEPVFDTVDTVMSTLRLLAKLLPEIRFNAERMAKMAKEGFTLATDLADYLVRKGIPFRKAHHIVGQIVQHCIHDGKELEECSLEELKGFHKVFDSDVYPFLEMAAVVDRRTSLGGTASSRVREAITRARAEIETKERTLKS; the protein is encoded by the coding sequence ATGGCTGAAAAGCTCTGGCAGGGCCGTTTCGAACAACCCACAGACAAGCAGGTGGAAGAATATACGGCTTCCATACACTTCGACAGCAGACTGTATCGATACGACATCGAAGGAAGCATCGCCCATTGCAGAATGCTTGGGGAGTGCAACATCATCCCCCATGAGGATGCATCCCTCATTGTGGAAGCCCTAGGGCAGATTCTTCGAGAAATAGAACGGGGTCAGCTCGATCTTTCGTCGTCTCAGGAAGATATCCACATGGCGATCGAGCAGAAATTGACTCAGAAAATCGGAGATGTCGGCGGCAAACTGCATACAGCGAGAAGCAGGAACGACCAGATTTGTCTGGACATGCGTCTTTACATGCGGGACGTGATTCTTCAGTGCCGGAGTTTGCTGCTGGATGTGCAAAAGTCCTTTGTCGATGTCGCCGAACAAAACCTCGGTGTCACCATGCCGGGATATACTCACATGCAGCACGCGCAGCCCGTTTTGCTCTCTCATCATATGATGGCATATTACGAAATGTTCCATCGAGATGATGAAAGGCTGCAGGACTGCTACAAACGGACCAATGTGCTTCCCCTGGGCAGTGCGGCCCTGGCTGGAACAACTTTTCCCATAGACATGGAATGGACGGCCAGATACCTCAAGTTTCCGCGTGTGGTTTCCAACAGCATGGATGCGGTCAGCGACCGGGACTATCTCATCGAATTCAATGCAGCGGCAGCCATTCTCATGATGCACATCAGTCGTCTTGCGGAAGAGCTCATTTTGTGGTCCACCACGGAATTTGCCTTCATCGAGATCAGCGACGCTTTCTGTACCGGCTCCAGTATCATGCCGCAGAAGAAGAATCCCGATGTTCCCGAACTGATGCGCGGAAAAACCGCTCGAGTTTACGGCAACCTCATGGCCTTATTGACCCTCACCAAGGCGCTGCCCCTCGCCTACAACCGGGACCTTCAGGAAGACAAGGAACCCGTGTTCGACACCGTGGACACGGTCATGAGCACTCTGCGCCTCCTTGCAAAACTCCTCCCGGAAATTCGTTTCAATGCAGAACGTATGGCAAAAATGGCCAAAGAGGGTTTTACACTTGCGACAGACCTGGCCGATTATCTGGTCCGCAAAGGTATCCCTTTCCGCAAGGCGCACCACATTGTGGGGCAAATCGTTCAACACTGCATTCATGATGGAAAAGAACTCGAAGAATGCAGCCTGGAAGAATTGAAAGGTTTCCATAAGGTCTTTGATTCAGACGTATACCCGTTTCTCGAAATGGCCGCCGTTGTGGACCGTAGAACATCTCTTGGCGGAACCGCATCCTCTCGGGTCCGAGAGGCCATAACCCGGGCCCGTGCGGAAATTGAAACCAAAGAAAGAACATTGAAATCTTGA
- a CDS encoding LL-diaminopimelate aminotransferase → MVFEKAERLRRLPPYLFKEIDRLKAEITAKGVDVINLGVGDPDLPTPRHIIEKLDEAAQKPANHQYPSYSGMNDFKVSVAGWYKRRFGVELDPLKEVITLIGSKEGIAHLPLAFINPGDLALVPTPAYPVYHVATMFAGGESYFMPLVKENRFLPDLDAIPPEVARKAKLMFINYPNNPTGATAERDFYERVIDFARQYDVIICHDAAYTEMGFGGYRPMSFLEVPGAKEIGIEFHSLSKTYNMTGWRLGFAVGNAEVLDGLGQVKSNIDSGAFNAIQYAGIAALEGDQSCVTEMQKIYQERLETLINGLQKVGLEPEIPKATFYVWCPTPKGYSSKDFSSLLLGKAGIVTTPGSGFGDPGEGYIRMALTVSKERIQEAVERIQKLSF, encoded by the coding sequence ATGGTGTTTGAGAAGGCAGAGCGTTTACGACGACTCCCTCCCTACCTTTTTAAAGAAATCGATCGATTGAAAGCGGAAATAACCGCCAAAGGCGTGGATGTCATCAACCTGGGTGTAGGCGACCCGGATCTTCCGACTCCCAGGCATATCATTGAAAAGCTGGACGAGGCCGCCCAAAAGCCAGCTAATCATCAATATCCGTCTTATTCCGGAATGAATGACTTCAAAGTCAGTGTAGCGGGTTGGTACAAGCGGCGTTTCGGAGTAGAACTGGATCCTCTGAAAGAGGTGATAACGCTGATCGGATCAAAGGAAGGTATCGCGCACCTTCCGCTGGCTTTCATCAACCCTGGCGACCTGGCTCTCGTCCCGACACCTGCTTACCCTGTATACCATGTTGCAACGATGTTTGCCGGCGGAGAGTCCTACTTCATGCCTTTGGTCAAAGAGAACCGTTTCCTCCCCGATCTGGATGCGATTCCCCCTGAAGTGGCCCGCAAGGCAAAGCTCATGTTCATCAATTATCCCAACAACCCGACGGGCGCCACCGCAGAGAGAGATTTCTACGAAAGAGTGATCGATTTCGCCAGACAGTATGACGTCATCATCTGTCATGATGCGGCCTACACGGAAATGGGTTTTGGCGGGTATCGTCCCATGAGTTTCCTTGAAGTCCCAGGCGCGAAAGAGATAGGAATTGAGTTTCATTCCCTGTCGAAAACCTACAATATGACGGGATGGCGATTGGGATTTGCTGTGGGGAATGCCGAAGTCCTCGATGGACTCGGCCAGGTCAAGAGCAACATTGACTCGGGTGCTTTCAACGCCATACAGTATGCCGGCATCGCCGCCTTGGAAGGCGACCAAAGCTGTGTTACCGAAATGCAGAAAATTTATCAGGAACGCCTTGAAACCCTGATCAATGGACTCCAGAAAGTAGGTCTTGAACCCGAAATCCCCAAGGCCACCTTCTATGTTTGGTGCCCGACTCCAAAGGGCTATTCCTCCAAGGATTTTTCGTCTCTGTTGTTGGGAAAAGCCGGAATAGTGACCACACCAGGCAGTGGTTTCGGCGATCCCGGCGAAGGATATATCCGAATGGCTCTGACCGTCTCGAAAGAGCGCATTCAAGAGGCTGTGGAACGCATCCAGAAGCTCTCTTTTTAA
- the argF gene encoding ornithine carbamoyltransferase has protein sequence MKRDLLTIRDLSPEEILYLISRAAELKAKWAQGTFQPTLTGKILGLIFVKPSTRTRVSFEAAMYRLGGQCIFMTAKDSQISRQEPLADTARVMSRYVDALAIRTYAHSDVEELARFSSIPVINALTDLFHPCQILSDLLTIKEKRGNLNNLCVAWVGDGNNVAHSWINAAALLGFTLYLACPKGYEPDSKILEWGRREGKGKIHLVDDPRKAVATADVLYTDVWASMGQEGEAETRKEVFRPFQINESLLAAAPSHALVLHCLPAHRGEEITDEVMEGPQSVVFDQAENRLHLQMALLDWLVSGNK, from the coding sequence ATGAAGCGTGACTTGCTAACTATCCGGGATCTTTCTCCCGAAGAGATCCTCTATCTGATTTCCCGTGCTGCAGAACTGAAAGCAAAATGGGCTCAAGGGACCTTTCAGCCAACTCTGACAGGAAAAATTCTCGGGCTTATTTTTGTCAAGCCTTCCACGCGTACTCGCGTCTCTTTCGAGGCTGCCATGTACCGTTTGGGGGGACAATGCATTTTCATGACGGCCAAGGACAGTCAGATTTCCCGTCAGGAACCCCTGGCGGATACCGCTCGAGTGATGTCGCGCTATGTCGATGCTCTTGCAATACGCACCTACGCTCATTCGGACGTGGAAGAACTGGCCCGTTTTTCTTCTATTCCCGTCATCAATGCCCTCACGGATCTTTTCCATCCCTGCCAGATATTGAGCGATCTCCTGACCATCAAGGAAAAACGTGGGAACCTTAACAACTTATGCGTTGCATGGGTGGGAGACGGAAACAATGTCGCCCATTCGTGGATCAACGCGGCTGCGTTGCTTGGTTTTACTCTCTACCTGGCCTGTCCCAAGGGTTATGAACCGGACAGCAAAATTTTGGAATGGGGACGTCGAGAAGGCAAAGGGAAAATTCATCTGGTGGATGATCCCCGAAAGGCGGTGGCAACGGCCGATGTGCTCTACACGGATGTCTGGGCCAGCATGGGGCAGGAAGGCGAAGCGGAGACTCGCAAAGAAGTGTTCCGCCCCTTCCAGATCAATGAAAGCCTTCTGGCAGCGGCTCCATCTCATGCTTTGGTCTTGCACTGTCTGCCCGCTCACCGGGGCGAAGAAATTACGGATGAGGTGATGGAAGGTCCACAGTCCGTCGTTTTTGATCAGGCGGAAAATCGCCTCCATCTGCAAATGGCTTTACTGGATTGGTTGGTATCGGGGAATAAATAG
- the dapF gene encoding diaminopimelate epimerase, with product MEIQFERRIHFTKMTGSGNDFIIIDNRDQLIDADNCRGLVSSVCRRKLSVGADGLILIENDPEVDFKWRFFNADGGEAEMCGNGARCAARFAYLKGIASKPSMAFRTIAGIIEAEIKNERVKIRMTPPHSLKLDFFLEAGGTKPFCLQFINTGVPHVVHFVEDDAALDSADVFNLGRTLRYHSHFQPAGTNVNFARVHAPHSISVRTYERGVEDETLACGTGSIAVALVASAKGLAASPVDVKTRSGETLTIYFEKSSNHDPVDFREVYLEGDAKVVYEAELWDETLIQ from the coding sequence ATGGAAATACAATTCGAGCGACGTATCCACTTTACAAAGATGACTGGCAGCGGCAATGATTTCATCATTATTGACAACCGGGACCAGTTGATCGACGCTGACAACTGCCGCGGTCTAGTAAGTTCTGTATGTCGCAGAAAGCTTTCCGTTGGAGCTGATGGCCTGATTCTCATAGAAAATGATCCGGAAGTGGACTTCAAGTGGCGCTTTTTCAATGCGGACGGAGGGGAAGCCGAAATGTGCGGCAACGGTGCCCGTTGTGCTGCACGCTTCGCATATCTCAAAGGAATCGCTTCCAAGCCGAGCATGGCATTCCGAACGATCGCGGGAATCATAGAAGCGGAAATCAAGAACGAGCGGGTCAAGATCCGCATGACTCCACCTCACAGCCTGAAGCTCGATTTCTTCCTGGAGGCTGGTGGTACAAAGCCCTTCTGCCTGCAATTCATCAACACGGGCGTCCCACATGTCGTGCATTTTGTGGAAGACGATGCAGCCTTGGATTCAGCTGACGTATTCAACTTGGGGCGAACATTGCGCTACCATTCTCACTTTCAGCCGGCAGGTACCAATGTGAATTTCGCTCGTGTGCATGCCCCGCACAGTATTTCAGTGCGCACTTATGAACGCGGGGTGGAGGACGAAACGCTCGCTTGCGGAACCGGCTCCATTGCGGTGGCGCTGGTCGCTTCAGCAAAAGGATTGGCGGCCTCTCCCGTGGACGTCAAGACTCGAAGTGGCGAGACCCTGACGATTTATTTTGAAAAATCCTCAAACCACGACCCGGTTGACTTCAGGGAGGTTTACCTGGAAGGCGATGCCAAGGTGGTTTATGAAGCAGAACTTTGGGATGAAACTTTAATACAGTAG
- a CDS encoding aspartate aminotransferase family protein: MENVQLACQEHICGTYARLPVVFVRGEGCKLWDDQGKEYLDFLAGIAVCNLGHAHSELADVLCEQARTLIHVSNLFYTTPQVHLAAELTRLSFADKVFFSNSGAEANEAAIKLARKYSKDKYGLGRFHIITMKNSFHGRTLATLSATGQEKVHKGFEPLVEGFSFVDFNSISAVEAAITKQTCAVMVEPIQGEGGVNIPDHGYLKELKTLCRRHDLLLLFDEVQVGMGRTGTLFAYEQEDVTPDIMTLAKALGNGLPIGAMLTTNEVAAAFVPGSHATTFGGTPLVTSVALKALQLIARPAFLEHVRQTGKYFADRLEELQKRHSLIRAVRARGLMVGLELTMPGQKVVEKLLNKGFIINCTHDTVLRFVPPLIVTHSEIDRLIQVLDEVLKEETE, from the coding sequence ATGGAAAATGTGCAGTTGGCCTGTCAGGAGCACATTTGTGGCACATATGCGAGGCTCCCCGTGGTTTTCGTTCGCGGAGAGGGATGTAAACTGTGGGACGATCAGGGCAAGGAATATCTGGATTTCCTGGCGGGAATCGCCGTGTGCAATCTTGGTCACGCCCACTCCGAACTGGCGGATGTACTGTGTGAACAGGCCAGGACCTTGATTCATGTTTCCAATCTTTTTTACACGACTCCGCAGGTGCACCTGGCGGCGGAATTGACACGCCTTTCTTTTGCGGATAAGGTGTTTTTTTCCAACAGTGGAGCCGAAGCCAACGAAGCGGCCATAAAACTTGCCCGAAAGTACAGCAAAGACAAATACGGATTGGGCCGTTTCCATATCATTACCATGAAGAATTCCTTTCATGGCAGGACCTTGGCCACGCTTTCCGCAACGGGACAGGAAAAAGTGCACAAGGGGTTTGAACCCCTTGTAGAAGGTTTTTCGTTTGTGGATTTCAATTCCATTTCCGCTGTGGAAGCCGCCATAACGAAACAGACGTGTGCCGTCATGGTGGAACCCATACAGGGCGAGGGAGGCGTCAACATACCCGATCACGGGTATTTGAAAGAACTCAAAACCCTTTGCCGCCGTCACGATCTCTTGCTCCTGTTCGATGAAGTACAGGTGGGAATGGGTAGAACCGGCACCCTGTTTGCCTATGAGCAGGAAGACGTGACACCGGATATTATGACCCTGGCCAAAGCGTTGGGAAACGGGCTTCCCATTGGAGCGATGCTGACCACCAATGAGGTGGCCGCAGCTTTTGTGCCCGGCAGCCATGCGACCACTTTCGGCGGTACCCCGCTGGTAACATCCGTGGCATTGAAAGCGCTGCAGTTGATTGCCCGTCCAGCCTTTCTCGAACACGTAAGGCAAACGGGAAAATACTTTGCAGATCGCCTGGAAGAGCTGCAAAAACGACACTCCCTCATTCGCGCAGTTCGCGCCAGAGGACTCATGGTTGGATTGGAACTGACCATGCCGGGTCAAAAGGTCGTGGAGAAGCTCCTGAATAAGGGATTCATCATCAACTGTACACATGACACGGTGCTTCGATTTGTTCCGCCATTGATCGTAACGCATTCGGAAATTGATCGTCTCATCCAGGTGCTGGATGAAGTTCTCAAAGAGGAGACTGAATGA
- the folK gene encoding 2-amino-4-hydroxy-6-hydroxymethyldihydropteridine diphosphokinase translates to MEEVLIGFGSNQGDSIRICLEAIDQFRRHREIEVVQVSSLYRTEPVGKTDQGWFVNGVFLCRTRLTSLELLSFCQKIERQFGRVRLEHWGPRTLDLDILFFGQLVIDLPELEIPHPRLHERRFVLVPLAEIAPHWIHPKFGKTASELLSQISEGVKEQEVIRVN, encoded by the coding sequence ATGGAAGAAGTCCTCATCGGTTTCGGCAGCAATCAGGGGGACTCTATACGAATCTGCCTCGAAGCGATCGACCAATTCCGCCGGCATAGGGAAATCGAGGTCGTACAGGTTTCTTCTCTCTATCGCACGGAACCTGTGGGAAAGACCGACCAGGGCTGGTTTGTCAATGGTGTTTTTCTGTGTCGAACCAGGCTCACTTCCCTGGAACTTCTCAGCTTCTGCCAGAAAATCGAAAGACAGTTTGGACGAGTCCGCCTCGAACATTGGGGCCCAAGAACGCTTGACCTCGATATTCTTTTTTTTGGCCAGCTGGTGATCGATCTTCCAGAACTGGAAATCCCTCATCCGCGACTTCATGAGCGCCGTTTTGTTCTCGTGCCGCTGGCGGAAATTGCGCCACACTGGATACACCCCAAATTTGGAAAGACTGCTTCTGAACTTCTGTCTCAGATCTCGGAGGGAGTAAAAGAACAGGAAGTAATACGGGTAAATTAA
- the lysA gene encoding diaminopimelate decarboxylase, which yields MHHFFYKNEELYCENIPLKKLAAEVGTPCYVYSHSTLQHHFNVFDGAFANVSHLTCYSVKANSNLSILRLFGSMGGGVDIVSGGELFRARKAGIPPERIVYSGVGKTVEEIDFALKEGILMFNIESTEELDAINSRAGILGCRARIALRVNPDVDPKTHPYISTGMKKSKFGIDVESALQAYEQAKNLDNIEILGVDCHIGSQLTEISPFVDALKRLRLLLDRLDAMGVSIRYLDLGGGLGIPYDQEAPPHPTDYAQAILQELKGLSCTLIFEPGRVIVGNAGILLTRVLYTKKTESKNFVIVDAGMNDLIRPSLYGSYHQIQPLQRKSTETQIVDVVGPICESGDFLARDRTLPVVASGDHLAVMSAGAYGFTMSSNYNSRPRAAEVLVKGDRYYIIRQRETWEDMVRLEEVAEFSQD from the coding sequence ATGCACCATTTTTTTTATAAAAACGAAGAGTTGTACTGTGAAAACATTCCTCTCAAGAAGCTTGCCGCCGAAGTGGGAACTCCATGCTATGTATACAGCCATTCTACCCTACAACATCATTTCAATGTATTCGATGGCGCGTTCGCTAATGTTTCCCATCTGACATGTTATTCCGTAAAGGCAAATTCCAACCTAAGCATCCTCAGGCTCTTCGGATCCATGGGCGGAGGGGTAGACATCGTTTCCGGAGGGGAACTCTTTCGAGCTCGAAAAGCCGGGATCCCTCCCGAACGTATTGTGTATTCCGGTGTTGGAAAAACCGTTGAAGAAATCGACTTTGCTCTTAAAGAGGGCATCTTGATGTTCAACATCGAATCCACCGAGGAACTGGATGCCATCAATTCCCGGGCTGGGATTTTAGGGTGTAGGGCACGCATTGCCCTTCGAGTCAACCCGGATGTCGATCCCAAGACTCACCCTTACATTTCCACCGGAATGAAGAAAAGCAAGTTTGGCATAGATGTTGAGAGTGCTCTTCAAGCATATGAGCAGGCCAAAAATCTCGATAACATCGAGATCCTGGGGGTAGATTGTCACATCGGGAGTCAACTGACCGAGATTTCACCCTTTGTGGACGCATTGAAACGGTTGCGCTTACTCCTAGACCGCCTTGACGCGATGGGCGTTTCGATCCGTTATCTCGACCTGGGAGGCGGACTCGGAATCCCCTATGATCAGGAAGCACCTCCCCATCCCACAGACTACGCTCAGGCCATTTTGCAGGAACTCAAGGGGCTTTCTTGTACCTTGATTTTCGAACCGGGCCGCGTTATCGTTGGCAACGCTGGAATTTTGCTCACGCGAGTCCTCTACACTAAGAAAACCGAGAGCAAAAATTTCGTCATTGTGGATGCGGGAATGAACGATTTGATCCGCCCCAGCCTCTACGGATCGTATCACCAGATTCAACCCCTCCAAAGAAAAAGCACCGAGACGCAAATTGTGGATGTAGTGGGGCCCATTTGCGAATCGGGGGATTTTTTGGCTCGTGACCGCACCTTGCCCGTCGTGGCATCGGGAGATCACCTCGCTGTGATGAGTGCTGGAGCTTACGGGTTCACCATGTCATCCAACTATAACTCCCGTCCGCGCGCTGCGGAGGTCCTGGTGAAGGGAGATCGCTATTACATCATCCGTCAGCGTGAGACCTGGGAGGATATGGTTCGTCTGGAAGAAGTGGCTGAATTTTCCCAAGACTGA
- the dapB gene encoding 4-hydroxy-tetrahydrodipicolinate reductase, with product MVRAAVAGIGGRMGSRIAQLIRETDGIQLVGGFEHPQHPQRGKDIAQIIGGDATGMTVSGSIEDVLPLADVVIDFTTAAVSLAHLKSAVSAKKAMVIGSTGFSADQLEQAKELARTTPCVLTPNMSMGVNILFKLVSDAARLLGKDFDVEIIEAHHRFKKDAPSGTAVKLAQIVAQSLNRNLDEVGVYARHGIIGERTEQEIGIQTLRGGDIVGEHTVLFAGLGERIELTHRAHSRDNFARGAIHAAQWVINQPPGLYDMQQVLGIS from the coding sequence ATGGTCCGTGCAGCAGTAGCCGGCATAGGGGGCAGAATGGGTTCGCGCATTGCGCAACTCATTCGGGAAACGGATGGCATCCAACTCGTTGGGGGCTTTGAGCACCCCCAGCATCCTCAAAGGGGAAAAGATATCGCACAGATCATTGGAGGCGACGCTACCGGCATGACTGTTTCCGGCAGCATTGAAGATGTTCTCCCTCTTGCAGATGTCGTTATTGATTTTACCACTGCCGCCGTTTCGTTGGCACACTTGAAGTCGGCCGTATCTGCAAAGAAGGCCATGGTCATCGGCTCCACAGGTTTTTCGGCAGATCAATTGGAACAGGCGAAAGAGCTCGCTCGCACGACTCCTTGCGTTCTTACACCGAACATGAGCATGGGAGTGAACATCCTCTTCAAACTGGTCTCGGATGCAGCCCGGCTTCTGGGAAAAGATTTCGATGTTGAAATCATTGAGGCACATCACCGTTTCAAGAAGGATGCTCCCAGCGGTACGGCAGTAAAACTCGCTCAGATTGTTGCTCAATCTCTCAACAGAAACTTGGATGAAGTGGGTGTTTACGCCCGTCATGGTATCATCGGAGAAAGAACGGAACAGGAAATTGGAATTCAGACCTTGCGTGGCGGAGACATTGTGGGAGAGCATACCGTCCTCTTTGCCGGGCTGGGGGAACGCATTGAGCTCACCCACCGGGCTCACAGTCGTGATAATTTTGCGCGCGGAGCCATACATGCAGCGCAGTGGGTAATCAACCAGCCCCCTGGCCTTTATGACATGCAACAGGTCTTAGGAATCTCATAA
- the dapA gene encoding 4-hydroxy-tetrahydrodipicolinate synthase has protein sequence MFQGAMVAIVTPFKNGLVDETALRELIEFQIANGTHGIVPCGTTGESATLSFQEHERVIEITVEQVNKRVPVIAGTGSNNTEEAIRLTKHAKKAGADGALMICPYYNKPTQEGLFRHFEKVASSVDIPIVLYNIPGRTAVNMAPETLARLSKIDNIVAVKEASGTMKQITDIIALCGDGLVVLSGEDYLTFPLLCVGGKGVISVSSNIVPRDMADLCNLFFDGKINEARELYYRLLPLCHGLFYETNPAPVKAALAMMKKIDSEEVRLPLVPMQESNRERLKKDLLAYGLI, from the coding sequence ATGTTTCAAGGCGCTATGGTGGCGATTGTGACGCCATTCAAAAACGGCCTGGTGGATGAAACGGCGCTTCGGGAATTGATCGAATTCCAAATCGCCAACGGTACCCATGGTATCGTCCCTTGTGGAACAACCGGTGAATCGGCAACCTTATCCTTCCAGGAACATGAACGGGTGATTGAAATAACTGTGGAGCAAGTCAACAAACGCGTTCCCGTTATTGCGGGTACGGGCTCCAACAATACGGAAGAGGCCATCCGGCTGACAAAGCATGCAAAAAAAGCAGGAGCCGATGGCGCACTCATGATCTGCCCTTATTACAACAAGCCCACGCAGGAAGGCCTTTTCCGACATTTTGAAAAGGTCGCATCCTCTGTGGATATCCCCATTGTTCTCTATAACATCCCAGGTAGAACAGCGGTCAATATGGCTCCCGAGACCCTGGCGCGCCTTTCTAAAATCGACAATATCGTGGCGGTCAAAGAGGCATCGGGTACCATGAAGCAGATCACGGACATCATCGCTCTCTGTGGTGACGGTCTGGTAGTCCTTTCCGGAGAGGATTACCTCACTTTTCCTCTCTTGTGTGTTGGCGGCAAAGGCGTCATATCTGTTTCTTCCAACATTGTTCCACGCGATATGGCCGATTTGTGCAACCTTTTCTTTGATGGAAAGATTAACGAAGCCCGCGAGCTCTACTATCGGCTCCTGCCGCTGTGCCACGGTCTTTTCTATGAAACCAACCCGGCTCCCGTCAAAGCGGCGTTGGCCATGATGAAAAAGATTGACAGCGAAGAGGTTCGGTTGCCGTTGGTTCCCATGCAGGAGAGCAACCGTGAGCGGCTGAAAAAGGATCTCCTGGCCTACGGTCTTATCTGA